Proteins from a single region of Bacillus sp. BGMRC 2118:
- a CDS encoding D-alanine--D-alanine ligase, with protein MKIKLGLLYGGKSAEHKVSLQTALAVTKALDLTKFEVHPIYITDKGEWVRGTELQAPATDVMALQLSTEQQVISPVSLNQDLFPAEASQNEGSIDVIFPLLHGPNGEDGTVQGLLELMNIPYVGNTVLSSAAGMDKVIMKNLFAQAGLKQAKYVSFIRREWEKNQESLSNEIEEKLGYPCFVKPANLGSSVGISKCKNREELEAACQEAFQFDRKVIVEEGIIGREIEIGILGNDEPECSVAGEIAPKKDFYDYKAKYEDGDTELIIPADLTAEQYEELKSLAIQSFKAIDGAGLVRADFFLTQDGEFLINEVNTMPGFTPFSMFPLMWQHTGVSYPELIERLVKLALERHEEKQHIKHTF; from the coding sequence ATGAAAATCAAATTAGGCCTTCTTTATGGTGGGAAATCGGCTGAACATAAAGTATCACTACAAACAGCACTAGCTGTAACAAAAGCACTAGATTTAACAAAATTTGAAGTACATCCTATTTACATTACAGATAAGGGTGAATGGGTACGAGGAACTGAGCTTCAAGCGCCGGCTACAGACGTAATGGCACTCCAGTTAAGTACGGAGCAACAAGTCATTTCTCCTGTATCATTAAATCAAGATTTATTTCCTGCAGAAGCATCACAAAACGAGGGGTCTATTGATGTGATCTTCCCGTTATTACACGGACCGAATGGAGAAGATGGAACAGTTCAGGGTCTATTAGAACTGATGAACATCCCTTATGTCGGAAATACAGTTCTGTCATCAGCTGCTGGTATGGATAAGGTAATCATGAAAAATCTGTTTGCTCAAGCAGGATTAAAGCAAGCAAAATATGTTTCGTTTATTCGTAGAGAGTGGGAGAAGAACCAAGAAAGTCTGTCTAACGAGATTGAGGAGAAGCTAGGTTATCCATGCTTTGTCAAGCCAGCAAACCTTGGATCAAGTGTTGGAATTAGTAAATGTAAAAACCGAGAAGAATTAGAGGCAGCCTGCCAGGAAGCATTCCAATTTGACCGTAAAGTAATTGTGGAAGAAGGAATTATCGGTAGAGAAATTGAAATTGGCATTCTCGGTAACGATGAGCCGGAATGTTCCGTAGCGGGGGAGATTGCTCCTAAGAAAGATTTCTATGATTATAAAGCGAAGTACGAAGACGGTGATACAGAGTTAATCATTCCTGCAGATCTTACAGCGGAGCAATATGAAGAGCTTAAATCACTCGCAATCCAATCATTTAAGGCAATTGATGGTGCAGGCTTAGTAAGAGCAGACTTTTTCTTAACACAAGATGGCGAGTTTTTAATTAATGAAGTCAACACAATGCCAGGATTTACACCATTCAGTATGTTTCCGTTAATGTGGCAGCATACAGGTGTCTCCTATCCGGAATTAATTGAAAGACTAGTTAAGCTAGCTCTTGAAAGACACGAGGAAAAGCAACATATTAAACATACATTCTAA
- a CDS encoding DEAD/DEAH box helicase — MVKEKCYLSKFQDLGINEDLMNAISKMGFEEATPIQAQTIPLALEGNDVIGQAQTGTGKTAAFGIPLIQKIDVRQDKIQGIVIAPTRELAIQVSEELYKIGSSKRVRVLPIYGGQDIGRQIRSLKNKTPHIIVGTPGRLIDHINRKTMKLSSINTVVLDEADEMLNMGFIEDIESILSEVPGDHQTLLFSATMPGPIQKIAERFMQDPQIVKVKAKEVTVPNIQQYFIEVHEKQKFDVLTRLLDIQSPELAIIFGRTKRRVDELSEALNTRGYAAEGIHGDMTQAKRMSVLRQFKEGSIDILVATDVAARGLDISGVTHVYNFDIPQDPESYVHRIGRTGRAGKTGLAMLFVSSREMGQLRNIENTTKRKIDKMKPPTLDEALEGQQKMVIEKLMSAIEAPNLSFYKRTAEELLESHDSVAIIAAALKLMTKEPDETPIKLTSEPPVVVRDRKPKGKGGYGNRDGQRGRDGGRNRDGGNRDRDRRSSYKGNRSSSSSSSSSSSQASNHKRPRRVGTKQQ, encoded by the coding sequence ATGGTAAAGGAGAAATGTTATTTGAGTAAATTTCAAGATTTAGGTATTAATGAAGATTTAATGAACGCAATTAGTAAAATGGGGTTTGAAGAAGCAACTCCTATTCAGGCACAAACAATTCCACTTGCTTTAGAGGGAAATGATGTAATTGGTCAAGCACAAACAGGTACAGGTAAAACAGCTGCGTTTGGTATCCCTTTAATTCAAAAAATTGATGTACGCCAAGATAAAATTCAAGGAATTGTCATTGCTCCAACGAGAGAATTAGCAATTCAAGTATCAGAAGAGCTTTATAAAATCGGTTCTTCTAAGCGTGTGCGTGTACTTCCTATCTATGGTGGGCAAGACATCGGACGTCAAATTCGCTCACTTAAAAACAAAACTCCACACATTATTGTGGGTACACCTGGTCGTTTAATTGACCATATCAACCGTAAGACAATGAAGCTTTCTAGTATCAACACAGTTGTATTAGATGAAGCAGACGAAATGTTAAACATGGGATTCATTGAAGATATTGAATCCATCTTGTCTGAAGTTCCAGGAGATCATCAAACATTACTGTTCTCTGCTACAATGCCAGGACCAATTCAGAAAATTGCGGAACGCTTCATGCAGGATCCTCAAATTGTGAAGGTAAAGGCAAAGGAAGTTACAGTTCCAAACATTCAACAATACTTCATTGAAGTACACGAAAAGCAAAAGTTTGATGTGTTAACACGTTTACTGGATATTCAATCTCCGGAGCTTGCGATTATCTTTGGTCGTACAAAGCGAAGAGTAGATGAATTATCAGAAGCATTAAACACTCGTGGTTATGCAGCTGAAGGTATTCATGGTGATATGACACAAGCCAAGCGTATGAGTGTATTACGTCAGTTTAAAGAAGGAAGTATTGATATTCTGGTTGCAACGGACGTTGCGGCACGTGGACTTGATATTTCTGGTGTTACTCACGTTTATAACTTTGATATTCCTCAAGATCCAGAAAGCTACGTTCACCGTATCGGTCGTACAGGGCGTGCTGGTAAGACAGGTCTTGCAATGCTATTTGTCTCTTCAAGAGAAATGGGTCAGCTACGCAACATCGAGAATACAACAAAACGTAAAATCGATAAGATGAAGCCACCAACACTTGATGAGGCACTTGAAGGTCAACAAAAAATGGTGATTGAAAAGTTAATGAGCGCAATTGAAGCTCCAAACCTTTCGTTCTATAAGCGTACAGCAGAAGAGTTATTAGAATCTCATGATTCAGTAGCAATTATTGCTGCTGCTCTTAAGTTAATGACAAAAGAGCCAGATGAGACGCCAATTAAGCTTACATCTGAGCCACCAGTAGTCGTAAGAGACCGCAAGCCAAAAGGCAAAGGTGGATACGGAAACCGTGATGGCCAACGAGGCAGAGACGGTGGACGTAACAGAGATGGCGGAAACAGAGATCGTGATCGTAGAAGCAGTTACAAAGGAAACCGCTCATCATCATCATCATCATCTTCTTCATCTTCACAAGCATCAAACCATAAGCGCCCTCGCCGTGTAGGGACAAAACAACAATAA
- a CDS encoding alpha/beta fold hydrolase, translated as MNVIGCLCIHGFTGSPYEVEPIVKYLKKNTNWRIVSPTLPGHGEEETLEKVNYTDWISFVEHSLQTLTRECETVYVIGFSMGGLLASYLATKYRVNKLILLSAAAQYINIKQLALDIRDIIKDGLRGHIHDNILFQRYRRKIVATPLSATREFRKLVKYIKPQLPLVTIPTLIVQGECDGIVPVTSAHYLFENIGSEEKRLVFLASSHHHVCHGPDYTQLEKEVSQFLNIKEKSSC; from the coding sequence ATGAATGTGATTGGTTGTCTTTGTATTCATGGTTTTACAGGTTCTCCATATGAAGTAGAGCCGATTGTAAAGTATTTAAAAAAGAATACAAATTGGCGCATTGTGTCACCTACTTTACCAGGACACGGTGAAGAGGAGACACTTGAGAAAGTAAATTACACGGACTGGATATCATTTGTCGAGCATTCGCTCCAGACATTAACAAGAGAATGTGAAACAGTATATGTGATAGGATTTTCTATGGGTGGTTTACTTGCATCTTATTTAGCGACGAAATATCGGGTTAATAAGCTGATCTTACTAAGTGCAGCTGCGCAATATATAAACATCAAGCAGCTTGCACTTGATATTCGTGACATAATAAAAGATGGTCTGAGAGGTCATATACATGACAACATCTTATTCCAACGATATCGCCGTAAGATTGTGGCCACACCACTATCGGCAACGAGGGAATTCCGTAAGCTTGTTAAATATATTAAGCCACAATTACCTCTTGTTACAATTCCAACGTTGATTGTTCAGGGAGAATGTGATGGAATCGTTCCAGTAACAAGTGCGCATTACTTATTCGAGAACATTGGCTCAGAAGAAAAAAGACTGGTATTCTTAGCATCTTCTCACCATCACGTTTGTCACGGACCGGACTATACCCAACTTGAAAAAGAGGTATCTCAATTTTTAAATATAAAAGAAAAAAGCTCCTGTTAA
- a CDS encoding UDP-N-acetylmuramoyl-tripeptide--D-alanyl-D-alanine ligase, producing MIKRTLQQVQNMIQHAELGGDASLLIHGVSINSRDELTGKLFIPIKGERFNGHEFVEDAIGKGAVASLWNKSEPNYPKDVPLLFVDDTLEALQQLSKSYRDEMNCKIVGVTGSNGKTSTKDMVYAVLSSVYSVKKTEGNYNNHLGLPLTILQTEENTEVLVLEMGMSSRGEIELLSNLAEPDVAIITNIGEAHLQDLGSREEIAEAKLEITAGLKDNGTLVYFGDEPLLQERIRRYSNVKLVPFGQDEANEYYPVLVKQEKHGTSFTTNKGSRELFIPVLGRHNVYNALAAIAVGQGFNLSWEDIIKGLSQLKITQMRSEIISGKNGSTIINDAYNASPTSMKAAIQLIQEIEGYHRRILVLGDMLELGNLEEQFHKETGAVIDPSKVDVVYTFGERGKWIAEGAKQNFSENNVYSFLNKEDLITHLSEQIQNQDVVLVKASRGMELEEVVTSLRE from the coding sequence ATGATAAAACGAACGTTACAGCAGGTTCAAAATATGATACAGCATGCAGAATTAGGAGGAGATGCTTCTCTCTTGATTCATGGTGTTTCCATCAATTCTCGTGATGAGTTAACAGGCAAGCTGTTCATTCCGATAAAGGGTGAACGCTTTAATGGTCATGAATTTGTGGAGGATGCTATTGGAAAAGGCGCAGTAGCCTCATTATGGAATAAAAGTGAGCCAAACTATCCAAAAGATGTACCACTACTATTTGTTGATGATACGTTAGAAGCATTGCAACAGCTCTCAAAATCATATCGAGATGAGATGAATTGTAAAATTGTAGGTGTGACAGGAAGCAATGGAAAAACATCAACAAAAGATATGGTGTATGCGGTGTTATCTTCGGTCTATTCTGTTAAAAAGACGGAAGGAAATTATAACAACCATCTTGGTTTGCCACTTACCATTTTACAAACAGAGGAGAATACGGAAGTGCTCGTTTTGGAGATGGGAATGAGCAGCCGTGGGGAAATAGAACTTCTCTCCAACCTTGCGGAGCCAGATGTTGCTATTATTACAAATATCGGTGAAGCACATCTGCAGGACCTAGGTTCACGCGAAGAAATTGCAGAAGCAAAGCTAGAGATTACGGCAGGTCTAAAGGATAATGGGACATTAGTCTATTTCGGAGATGAGCCGCTGTTACAAGAACGAATTCGCCGTTATTCCAATGTGAAATTAGTACCATTCGGTCAGGATGAAGCAAATGAGTACTACCCAGTACTTGTTAAACAAGAGAAACATGGTACATCTTTTACGACTAATAAAGGATCAAGGGAACTGTTTATCCCAGTACTTGGCCGACATAATGTATATAATGCATTAGCTGCGATAGCTGTAGGTCAAGGGTTTAATTTGTCATGGGAAGACATAATAAAAGGGTTATCTCAGCTTAAAATTACACAAATGAGATCAGAGATTATATCAGGAAAAAATGGATCAACGATCATTAATGATGCATATAATGCAAGTCCTACTTCTATGAAAGCAGCTATCCAGTTAATTCAAGAGATAGAAGGATATCATAGGAGAATTCTTGTCCTTGGAGATATGTTGGAACTCGGAAATTTAGAAGAACAATTTCATAAAGAAACAGGGGCAGTGATTGACCCATCTAAAGTAGATGTTGTATATACATTTGGTGAGCGAGGTAAATGGATTGCAGAGGGTGCTAAACAAAACTTTTCAGAGAATAATGTCTATTCATTTTTAAATAAAGAAGACTTAATTACGCATCTTTCGGAACAAATTCAGAATCAAGATGTTGTCTTAGTGAAGGCATCAAGGGGTATGGAGCTTGAAGAGGTAGTAACAAGCTTAAGGGAATAA
- a CDS encoding DUF58 domain-containing protein produces MRTWAKESFTYERGKLILVFVVFLTIWNYFLLSVPLSIMLVSLLVLFLISNVYHKYFVMELGNKKKVVRLFPGECSSLSFHVKGKSIIPIYYGKLTFQTSNVIKLGNAKQVIERRETNDYFYDVSSRRKEYEFELQAVKRGRAVIREIEIQVFDPTFLGSSSFRYRPFYRTEILVLPELKTVNGIEKLLSHEVGSKPSTYSYFQDPLMISGVRDYTPTDSFQQIHWKASARMGTMQTKVLEKTTQRKWTFVLNILEQGKNGLQLSVDRDIEERLSYLAYLFQMAEKQGATFEVYVNILARNDLQLLHLKEGSGKDHVIKGLELLARIDHMSATVNVSSFIKRIDMKLRQSSTVILCGISKDEVFLAIPQLYDYMLPFYELSSTEDEGVIQTC; encoded by the coding sequence GTGAGAACGTGGGCAAAAGAATCATTTACATATGAACGAGGTAAGTTAATTCTCGTCTTTGTTGTCTTTCTTACAATTTGGAATTACTTTTTGCTGTCAGTACCATTATCGATTATGTTAGTAAGTCTGCTCGTCTTGTTTCTTATATCAAATGTGTATCACAAATATTTCGTGATGGAATTAGGAAATAAAAAGAAAGTTGTCAGATTATTTCCCGGTGAATGTTCTTCACTGTCCTTTCATGTAAAAGGAAAAAGCATAATCCCAATTTATTATGGAAAGTTAACCTTTCAGACAAGCAATGTTATTAAACTAGGAAATGCTAAACAGGTTATTGAGAGAAGAGAAACAAATGATTATTTTTATGATGTTTCTTCAAGGAGAAAGGAATACGAGTTTGAGCTTCAAGCTGTTAAACGAGGCAGGGCAGTAATAAGAGAAATTGAGATTCAAGTATTTGATCCAACTTTTCTAGGAAGTTCAAGCTTTAGATATCGTCCATTCTATCGAACTGAAATTCTTGTATTACCAGAGCTTAAAACTGTAAATGGAATTGAAAAGCTACTTTCACACGAAGTAGGAAGTAAACCTTCTACCTATTCGTACTTTCAAGATCCATTGATGATTTCAGGAGTTCGTGACTATACACCGACTGATTCATTTCAGCAAATACACTGGAAAGCATCGGCTAGAATGGGAACGATGCAAACGAAGGTACTTGAAAAAACAACACAACGGAAATGGACATTTGTCCTAAATATACTTGAACAAGGTAAAAACGGACTACAACTTTCCGTTGATCGTGACATCGAGGAGCGATTAAGCTATCTTGCGTATCTATTTCAAATGGCTGAAAAACAAGGGGCAACATTTGAGGTTTACGTAAACATTCTGGCCAGAAATGATCTGCAGCTGCTTCATCTTAAAGAAGGTTCTGGAAAAGATCATGTCATAAAAGGCTTGGAACTCTTAGCAAGGATAGACCATATGAGTGCTACTGTTAACGTAAGTAGTTTTATTAAAAGAATTGATATGAAGCTGCGACAATCTAGCACAGTTATATTATGTGGTATTTCTAAGGATGAAGTGTTTTTGGCGATTCCTCAGCTCTATGATTACATGTTGCCATTTTATGAACTCTCTTCTACTGAGGATGAGGGGGTCATTCAAACATGTTAA
- a CDS encoding DegV family protein — protein MGIKIITDSSSDLPKDIQEKYGIEIVPLNIQFGDQHFKAGVDLDNDTFYRMMRETDELPKSACPSPYDFFERFKHVPIEDEILVITLSKGLSGTYESALLGADMLLEEQPDRKIKVINSSNGSPGLLLLVVEAAELIQAGKSFDEVVLMTEESVSKVNTFILLDTLENVIKGGRLDRFKGAIANVLNIKISLRVDVEGKIEVFEKVRGEKKALNRFLDSIGEFSKDFENKIVSLSHSNCEEKGKKVLAEIMSRYPFKQGILTEMGPLIGTYAGEGGLVVSFKGISRNQKI, from the coding sequence ATGGGTATTAAAATTATTACAGATAGCAGTTCAGATTTACCTAAAGACATTCAAGAAAAATATGGAATTGAAATTGTACCGCTAAATATACAGTTTGGAGATCAGCATTTTAAAGCAGGTGTCGATTTAGACAATGACACTTTTTATAGAATGATGAGAGAAACAGATGAATTACCAAAATCAGCCTGTCCTTCTCCTTATGATTTCTTTGAAAGATTTAAACATGTTCCAATAGAAGATGAAATCCTTGTTATCACTCTTTCAAAAGGATTAAGTGGTACTTATGAAAGTGCTTTATTAGGAGCAGATATGCTGTTAGAGGAACAACCGGATCGAAAAATTAAAGTGATCAACTCAAGTAATGGTTCTCCTGGATTACTCCTATTAGTGGTAGAAGCAGCAGAACTGATTCAAGCTGGAAAAAGCTTTGATGAAGTTGTGCTAATGACTGAAGAATCAGTTTCTAAGGTGAATACATTTATTTTATTAGATACTCTCGAAAATGTAATTAAAGGTGGTCGATTAGACCGTTTTAAAGGCGCTATTGCTAATGTCCTAAACATAAAAATTTCCTTACGTGTCGATGTAGAAGGGAAAATTGAGGTGTTTGAAAAGGTAAGAGGTGAGAAAAAAGCTCTTAATCGTTTTCTGGATTCGATTGGAGAATTTTCAAAGGACTTTGAAAATAAAATTGTTTCTCTTTCTCACAGTAATTGTGAAGAAAAGGGGAAAAAGGTACTTGCTGAAATTATGAGCAGATATCCATTTAAACAAGGTATTCTTACGGAAATGGGTCCTTTGATTGGTACATATGCCGGTGAAGGCGGATTGGTCGTTTCCTTTAAAGGAATAAGTCGTAACCAAAAAATATAA
- a CDS encoding NAD-dependent epimerase/dehydratase family protein, with protein sequence MTRVLVLGGTMFFGKRLVQLLLNNGYEVTVATRGNATDPFGNQVERIILDRADRESVVKGLENKKWDIIYDQTAYSPNEVKDVLDVVGDNCMHYVFTSTMAVYKFGNAQAEENFDPTTFSYVLKNRTQYSGMEGYQEAKRACEAYLLEHAPYPVSIVRFPLVIGPDDYTNRLKDLVEKVKEGKEIEVTSLDNGLGFISSEKASEFLYWLGTNQKEGIWNAALDGFVTHGELLNKIETTVGKSAYVVETENLSPSAASAYAMKGSWSLSADKAVQEGFSFGSLEEVLVPLIRSYKAGKY encoded by the coding sequence ATGACACGTGTCTTAGTACTTGGAGGAACAATGTTTTTCGGTAAGCGGCTTGTACAGTTATTGTTAAATAATGGTTATGAGGTTACGGTAGCAACAAGGGGGAACGCAACTGATCCCTTTGGAAATCAAGTAGAACGGATTATATTAGATCGTGCTGATCGAGAATCGGTAGTTAAAGGCTTAGAAAACAAAAAGTGGGACATCATTTATGACCAAACAGCTTATTCACCAAACGAGGTAAAAGACGTACTGGATGTGGTTGGGGATAATTGTATGCATTATGTTTTCACATCAACAATGGCAGTGTATAAATTTGGAAATGCTCAAGCAGAAGAGAATTTTGACCCTACTACGTTTTCGTATGTATTAAAGAACCGTACTCAGTATAGTGGTATGGAGGGATATCAAGAGGCAAAAAGAGCATGTGAAGCCTATTTGCTAGAACACGCACCTTATCCAGTCTCAATTGTCCGTTTTCCTTTAGTAATTGGTCCAGATGATTATACTAATCGTCTAAAAGACCTTGTTGAGAAGGTAAAGGAAGGAAAAGAAATAGAGGTTACGTCTCTAGATAACGGACTAGGCTTTATTTCTTCTGAAAAGGCTTCTGAATTTTTGTATTGGCTTGGGACAAACCAAAAAGAGGGAATATGGAATGCTGCGTTAGATGGATTTGTCACACATGGTGAATTGTTGAATAAAATTGAAACAACGGTTGGGAAATCTGCCTATGTTGTGGAAACAGAAAATCTAAGTCCTAGTGCCGCTTCTGCTTATGCGATGAAGGGAAGTTGGTCACTTTCGGCTGATAAGGCAGTTCAAGAAGGTTTTTCCTTTGGATCTTTAGAGGAAGTACTAGTCCCATTAATTCGTTCATACAAAGCAGGGAAGTATTGA
- a CDS encoding MoxR family ATPase — MLCRGHVLLEDVPGTGKTVLAKTISKLLGGQFRRLQFTPDVLPSDVTGVEFFNPKEKQFEVRIGPVMTNVLLVDEINRATPRTQSSLLEVMEERQVTIGNETVPLPSPFFVLATQNPLESQGTFPLPDAQLDRFFMSIHMGYPNFEEELQIMRIYRGNEPLKEVTPYFQSIEEFVQLQEKVDGVHISEDMEKYLLTIIHRTRGHEYIEAGVSPRGTLAFMRAVQARALLENRSFVTPDDVKRVAPYVLSHRLQLNIEGSLRMTKHEVMADILQTTEAPVEIGASS, encoded by the coding sequence ATGCTTTGCAGGGGACATGTTTTACTAGAAGATGTACCGGGAACAGGCAAGACAGTGTTAGCAAAGACGATTTCTAAATTGCTTGGAGGTCAGTTCCGTCGTCTGCAGTTTACACCTGATGTGCTGCCAAGTGATGTAACAGGGGTTGAATTTTTTAATCCAAAGGAAAAGCAATTTGAAGTACGGATCGGTCCAGTTATGACAAACGTGCTATTAGTAGATGAAATTAACCGTGCGACACCTCGTACACAATCGAGCTTACTTGAAGTGATGGAAGAACGTCAGGTAACAATTGGGAATGAAACTGTACCACTACCATCCCCATTTTTCGTTCTTGCGACTCAAAATCCACTAGAGTCTCAAGGTACTTTTCCATTACCGGATGCACAGTTAGATCGTTTCTTTATGAGTATTCATATGGGGTACCCGAATTTTGAGGAAGAATTGCAGATTATGAGAATATATCGAGGAAATGAGCCCTTGAAGGAAGTGACTCCATATTTCCAGTCTATAGAAGAATTTGTTCAGCTTCAGGAGAAGGTTGATGGGGTACATATTTCTGAGGATATGGAGAAATATCTTCTTACTATTATTCATAGAACAAGAGGACATGAATATATTGAAGCGGGTGTAAGTCCTCGCGGAACATTAGCATTCATGCGAGCAGTACAGGCAAGAGCATTATTAGAAAATCGCTCATTTGTCACTCCGGATGATGTTAAACGAGTAGCTCCGTACGTATTGAGTCATCGATTACAGTTAAATATAGAAGGAAGCTTACGCATGACAAAGCATGAAGTAATGGCAGATATATTACAAACGACAGAGGCACCGGTTGAAATAGGAGCTTCTTCGTGA
- a CDS encoding MFS transporter — translation MKRLPFYSYWFAKTSISLSDVIYIMVITTYIYTETNSALLAALFPLFKAISNLLAGLSSPFLYNRFSFTSLLVTLQVIKAIILTCLFLGFISFTTHIPILLIIILLISFMEGWGNPLLNSITPRIVQKDSLMKANSILSISTQSVQIAGYSFTGFIVIHWGYQPTLLLNMLLIWLAVFSLLPVIGGIEKKYEAVEKSKWALMKQGWSLIGTNKTLRMVTLMDVIEGMAGSIWIGAVTLVYVTEALHQGEEWWGYINASYYIGSVIGGILTIYLSKVIQQNLIVSMSVGSLLFSIFTLTYGLTSIPALALLLCVAMGPAYQIRDVAQQTAFQLNISAEHLPKVYAAQSIILSTVTGLSIFLMGFIADYVGVRAVYILGSLLIFTSAILSFSLVITSRKKKLYTHATSKNSSS, via the coding sequence ATGAAACGTCTACCATTTTATAGCTATTGGTTTGCCAAAACTAGCATTTCATTATCTGATGTCATTTATATCATGGTTATTACTACCTATATCTACACTGAAACAAACTCAGCCTTACTCGCAGCTTTGTTTCCCTTATTTAAAGCCATTTCCAATCTATTAGCAGGGTTATCATCACCTTTTCTATATAATAGATTTAGTTTCACTAGTCTACTTGTAACATTGCAGGTGATAAAGGCAATCATTTTAACATGTTTATTTTTAGGGTTTATCTCCTTCACAACCCATATTCCTATACTGTTGATAATAATCTTACTAATTTCATTTATGGAGGGATGGGGAAATCCACTGTTAAACTCCATTACACCAAGAATTGTGCAGAAGGATTCCCTTATGAAAGCAAATAGTATCTTATCTATCTCTACTCAATCTGTTCAAATTGCCGGGTATAGCTTCACCGGGTTTATCGTGATTCATTGGGGATATCAACCAACACTACTCCTTAACATGCTGCTAATATGGCTAGCAGTGTTCAGCTTATTACCCGTAATCGGTGGAATTGAGAAAAAATATGAAGCAGTAGAGAAATCGAAGTGGGCTCTTATGAAACAAGGCTGGAGTCTTATTGGGACGAATAAAACCTTACGAATGGTTACGTTAATGGATGTCATTGAAGGAATGGCCGGTTCCATTTGGATTGGTGCGGTTACCTTAGTGTACGTCACTGAGGCACTGCACCAGGGTGAAGAATGGTGGGGATACATAAACGCAAGTTATTACATCGGATCCGTTATTGGTGGAATTCTTACAATATATTTATCCAAAGTAATTCAACAGAACTTAATTGTCAGCATGTCTGTAGGGTCATTATTATTTAGTATATTTACATTAACCTATGGATTAACAAGTATTCCTGCATTAGCTCTACTCTTATGTGTTGCAATGGGACCCGCTTATCAAATAAGAGATGTTGCCCAGCAAACTGCTTTTCAACTTAATATATCTGCAGAACATTTACCAAAGGTATATGCAGCACAGAGTATCATCCTATCTACAGTTACAGGACTATCTATCTTCTTAATGGGCTTTATCGCAGATTATGTTGGTGTAAGAGCCGTGTATATACTCGGTTCACTCCTTATCTTTACATCAGCTATACTATCCTTTTCGTTAGTTATAACCAGTAGGAAGAAAAAGCTATACACTCATGCTACATCAAAAAACTCGTCATCATGA